One genomic window of Leptospira paudalimensis includes the following:
- a CDS encoding MlaE family ABC transporter permease, which yields MIQMYRKTIEPLLYAIGYTVLLLFRAIGQSHHLYFKRREILEQMFIAGVGSLFVVSIVSVFTGMILGINTGLGLRDFGAEGQIGLLLTITLTREMSPFMTSLILAASVGSAMAAEIGTMKVSEEIDALEVMSINPVRYLVMPRIVGFSIMVPVLCVYSSALGILGGGIVGHFQLGIDIISYFQDVYYRISSVPGLKDLYVGLLKGYVFGISIATISCSQGLRTEGGAIGVGQTTRKAVVTSFLMVIFSGYVLTALFYK from the coding sequence ATGATCCAAATGTATCGTAAAACCATTGAACCTCTCTTGTATGCAATTGGTTATACAGTATTATTGTTATTCCGTGCCATTGGGCAATCACATCATTTGTATTTCAAACGCCGCGAAATCTTAGAACAAATGTTTATCGCTGGAGTTGGATCCTTATTTGTTGTGTCCATTGTATCAGTTTTTACAGGTATGATCCTTGGCATTAACACAGGACTTGGACTCCGCGATTTCGGAGCCGAAGGACAAATTGGACTTCTCCTTACAATCACATTGACAAGAGAGATGTCTCCTTTTATGACTTCCCTCATCCTTGCAGCATCCGTTGGTTCAGCTATGGCTGCCGAAATCGGAACGATGAAAGTATCCGAAGAAATTGATGCTTTAGAGGTTATGTCCATCAATCCAGTCAGATACCTTGTGATGCCTAGGATTGTTGGTTTTTCCATTATGGTTCCGGTTCTCTGTGTTTACTCATCCGCCTTAGGAATATTAGGTGGTGGTATTGTAGGACATTTCCAGTTAGGAATTGATATCATAAGTTATTTCCAAGATGTTTATTACCGAATCTCATCGGTACCTGGACTCAAAGATTTATATGTAGGTCTTTTAAAAGGGTACGTATTTGGTATTTCCATTGCTACCATTTCGTGTAGCCAAGGCCTTCGTACGGAAGGTGGAGCCATTGGAGTCGGCCAAACAACGAGGAAAGCCGTGGTCACTTCCTTTCTCATGGTCATTTTTTCGGGCTATGTGCTCACAGCACTCTTCTATAAGTAA